From a region of the Lactuca sativa cultivar Salinas chromosome 4, Lsat_Salinas_v11, whole genome shotgun sequence genome:
- the LOC128133614 gene encoding 60S ribosomal protein L7a-2-like, translated as LRVYLISQEKVANPLFEKRPKQFGIGGALPPKKDLHRFVRWPQVVRIQRKRRILKQRLKVPPALNQFTKTLDKNLATTLFKMLLKYRPEDKAAKKERLLKRAQAESEGKTVEAKKPIVVKYGLNHITYLIEQNKAQLVIIAHDVDPIELVVWLPALCRKMEIPYCIVKGKSRLGTVSFSLIILFTFFFLLIFSCE; from the exons CTACGAGTCTATCTAATTTCCCAGGAGAAGGTCGCGAATCCATTGTTCGAGAAACGACCAAAGCAATTTGGAATCGGTGGAGCTTTGCCTCCTAAGAAGGATCTTCACAGATTCGTAAGATGGCCTCAAGTCGTCCGAATTCAGAGAAAGAGGAGAATCCTCAAGCAGCGTTTGAAGGTCCCACCAGCATTGAACCAGTTTACCAAAACCCTTGACAAGAATCTCG CAACGACTTTGTTCAAGATGCTACTCAAGTACAGGCCGGAAGACAAAGCAGCCAAAAAGGAACGCCTGTTGAAGAGAGCTCAAGCTGAATCAGAAGGAAAGACTGTTGAAGCTAAGAAACCCATTGTTGTGAAGTATGGTCTTAACCATATTACCTACCTTATCGAGCAG AACAAGGCACAATTGGTGATCATTGCCCATGATGTTGATCCAATTGAATTGGTTGTCTGGCTTCCTGCACTCTGCAGAAAGATGGAAATCCCTTACTGCATTGTAAAGGGGAAATCTCGTTTAGGAACTGTAAGTTTTTCCCTTATCatactttttacttttttttttcttctcattTTCAGTTGTGAGTGA